The Fusarium musae strain F31 chromosome 10, whole genome shotgun sequence DNA window TCGAAACGGTCGAGTTGTCGTGTCTTTGCTTGCGACACAGGAAGAGAGTGATACAAACTTCCGTCATTTATCGACTACACAGCCAGCAAAAGGCTCCCTCTCCCAGAAAACTAGGGGCATAGTTGGAAGATGGTATCAAAGAGCTGTTGACTTGGCATCAGTCAAGACACTCCTGCAGAGGGACGAGACGGACGTCGCAACATACCCGGAACTACAGTGGGACGCTAAAGTCAGACAaggctcttctcttcatcatggagaaAACAAGTTCGTTGAGCTTCGCAAGTTGAGAATTTCATCGCAAGGAGAAGATTCATTACATCGCTTTTTGGATCTCCCGCCGGATGAGAAGGTTGACTACCGAGATGTCCCGCTCATCGCGCTCGGCGGTTCAGGTGGGGGTTACAAGGTGATGTACGGCTTCACCGGGTTTATTTCAGCTGCCAAAAAGCATGGCCTATGGGATTGCATAACCTGGACGGCTGGCGTTAGTGGAAGTTGTTGGGCCCTTGCGGCTTACTACACCATTGCTCGGCATGACATACAACGGTTGATTGATCACTATCTCACAGTGGCGAGTGAGCTCGCACACCCAATGAGTATCCATGCCTTGAATATGGTTGCACGAAGTAAACGAGGTGTCTACTTTCTGATAGGTCCCCTGGTCAGTAAAGCGCAGAAGAGTATAATTGGGTTGGGAATCATGGATTTATACTCGACTCTTACAGCGACATATCAGCTTCTGTCGAGAGAGCCAAAGGGTAGACTGAGCAGAGCGACATTTCAATGGTCCAAGATCTGGCATCGATCGGGCATAGACAAGGGATTGGAGCCGATGCCGCTTCTCGCAGCTGTCAGACGCGTGCCGAAGTACTCATATGAGCCAAAGACAATATTGGCCAAGGCTAAAGATGCGAAGAAAGAGCCTACACCTCAACAGATTGACTCTGTCGAAGGAAATGACCAAAAAAAACCAGCAGTCTCTGCGAACAGACGTTCTAAGAAGCTCTTCCAGTATTTCGAAATCTCACCTCTCGAAGTCGGCAGTCCGGACCTCAACCGTTACGTCCCAACTTGGGCATGGGGACGTACCTTCATCTCGGGGCATTCGGTGGATCGCCGCCCTGAGCAGTCCTTCTCACTTCTGTTGGGCCAGTGCACTAGTGCTCCAGCTGGCCCTCTTGCCGAGTGCATCAAAGCACTTTTAGTCACTATACCCAAGAACACAATAGTGGCACGACTGGTCATTATCTTCAACAACTTACTCCAGTCGAAGCATTTTGAGGGCTTTTGGGGAAATCCGATCCGTGCGGGACATGATCCGAATCCATTCTATGGACTTGAAAGACCTGTAGGGATGCGAGAGCATACTTCAGAGC harbors:
- a CDS encoding hypothetical protein (EggNog:ENOG41), encoding MVILTSVRKSPAYLYAKTYCLCSLVSLVQATPVSSRVRVTHTRTRFRNGRVVVSLLATQEESDTNFRHLSTTQPAKGSLSQKTRGIVGRWYQRAVDLASVKTLLQRDETDVATYPELQWDAKVRQGSSLHHGENKFVELRKLRISSQGEDSLHRFLDLPPDEKVDYRDVPLIALGGSGGGYKVMYGFTGFISAAKKHGLWDCITWTAGVSGSCWALAAYYTIARHDIQRLIDHYLTVASELAHPMSIHALNMVARSKRGVYFLIGPLVSKAQKSIIGLGIMDLYSTLTATYQLLSREPKGRLSRATFQWSKIWHRSGIDKGLEPMPLLAAVRRVPKYSYEPKTILAKAKDAKKEPTPQQIDSVEGNDQKKPAVSANRRSKKLFQYFEISPLEVGSPDLNRYVPTWAWGRTFISGHSVDRRPEQSFSLLLGQCTSAPAGPLAECIKALLVTIPKNTIVARLVIIFNNLLQSKHFEGFWGNPIRAGHDPNPFYGLERPVGMREHTSEHSMYISRVAHQHQRGMHSSDKSVSDHAALQSQSLPPWEAQGRTRLMDSGMANNLPNHILARPERGVDVFISFDASSDIHTGAAVQRLHHFAADFDIELRDVTREFHKPQHNTALTSSLALEVESRYMDHYARVFHGKRQSGQDVYIIYCALLPNGLNPTYNPTVSPAPTHAITNY